One genomic segment of Coffea arabica cultivar ET-39 chromosome 6e, Coffea Arabica ET-39 HiFi, whole genome shotgun sequence includes these proteins:
- the LOC113695498 gene encoding uncharacterized protein → MAYLYLKQGKNYSQSRPNYPEELFHFIASKTPHHDLVWDAGTGNGQAASSLAKIYKNVIATDTSQKQLELASRLPNVQYKCTSPTMSAEELERDVAKQATVDLVTVGQAIHWFDRPKFYQQVQLVLKKPQGIIAAWCYTTPQVNARVDAVFNKFYFVDSRPYWHPGRNLIYDKYESIEFPFFPVEGAENTGPFEFMTEKLMSLDELLAYAKSGSAYETALEKGVDLMSEDVIEEFRSAWAEDGNNQKVAKFPIYLRIGKVGK, encoded by the exons atggcatACTTGTACCTTAAACAGGGAAAGAATTACTCGCAATCCCGGCCAAATTATCCAGAAGAATTGTTCCACTTCATTGCATCCAAGACACCGCACCATGACCTTGTCTGGGATGCCGGCACTGGCAATGGACAGGCAGCATCATCT CTAGCAAAGATATACAAGAATGTGATTGCCACGGATACCAGCCAGAAACAGCTCGAATTAGCTTCTAGGCTTCCAAATGTGCAATACAAGTGTACTTCTCCAACAATGTCTGCTGAAGAGCTGGAAAGGGACGTGGCAAAACAAGCCACCGTGGATCTTGTGACTGTTGGCCAAGCCATCCATTGGTTTGATCGTCCCAAGTTCTACCAGCAAGTGCAGTTGGTTCTAAAGAAGCCACAGGGAATAATAGCAGCATGGTGCTATACTACCCCACAAGTCAATGCTAGAGTTGATGCtgtttttaataaattttactttGTTGATTCTAGGCCTTACTGGCACCCTGGCAGAAACTTAATTTACGACAAGTATGAGAGCATtgaatttccattttttccGGTAGAAGGAGCTGAGAACACGGGGCCATTTGAATTCATGACTGAAAAATTGATGAGTTTGGATGAGTTACTTGCTTATGCAAAATCAGGTTCGGCATATGAAACAGCACTGGAAAAAGGTGTGGATCTCATGAGTGAGGACGTGATCGAGGAATTTCGGTCTGCTTGGGCCGAAGATGGCAACAATCAGAAGGTTGCTAAGTTCCCTATTTATCTCAGGATTGGTAAAGTCGGAAAATGA
- the LOC113694606 gene encoding uncharacterized protein — protein MADLFLNQAEQYSVSRPNYPQELFHFIASKTPHHDLAWDVGTGSGQATLSVTKIFKNVIATDTSQKQLQYAPKLPNVRYRSTSPAMSAEELERDVAKPDTVDLVTIGQAIHWFDLPTFFQQVKLVLKRPQGVISAWCYTTPQVNDRVDAVFTQFYFVDSRPYWHPGRNLVFDKYESMEFPFLPVDGAEQTGPFEFITEKLMDLDDYLWYAKSGSAYQTALEKGIDLLSEDVIEEFTSAWNEDGSNQKSVKFPVYLRIGKVGK, from the exons atggcAGATTTGTTCCTCAATCAGGCAGAGCAATACTCTGTATCTAGGCCGAATTATCCACAAGAATTGTTCCATTTTATTGCATCCAAGACACCCCACCATGACCTTGCCTGGGATGTGGGCACTGGCAGTGGCCAGGCAACATTATCTGTAA CAAAGATATTCAAGAATGTAATTGCCACTGATACTAGCCAAAAACAACTTCAATATGCTCCCAAGCTCCCAAATGTTCGATATCGGTCTACATCTCCAGCCATGTCAGCAGAAGAGCTCGAAAGGGATGTTGCTAAACCAGATACTGTGGACCTGGTGACCATTGGCCAAGCCATCCATTGGTTTGATCTTCCTACTTTCTTCCAGCAAGTGAAATTGGTACTGAAGAGACCTCAGGGAGTAATATCAGCTTGGTGCTACACTACCCCACAGGTGAATGATAGAGTTGATGCTGTGTTTACACAGTTTTACTTTGTTGATTCCAGGCCTTATTGGCACCCTGGAAGAAATCTGGTGTTTGACAAGTATGAAAGCATGGAATTTCCATTTTTGCCAGTAGATGGAGCTGAGCAAACTGGGCCATTTGAATTCATAACTGAAAAATTGATGGATTTGGATGATTATCTTTGGTATGCAAAATCAGGTTCAGCATATCAAACAGCACTGGAGAAGGGTATCGATCTCTTGAGCGAGGATGTGATTGAGGAATTTACGTCTGCTTGGAATGAAGATGGCAGCAATCAAAAGAGCGTTAAATTCCCTGTTTATCTCAGGATTGGCAAAGTGGGAAAGTAA
- the LOC140009753 gene encoding GDSL esterase/lipase At1g06990-like, translating into MALKFRLSWLILLQFFSRLTHECSGLKLSKSTALLVFGNSAVDTGSTNYIPTIPRSNYAPYGINFTRHIPTGRYSDEKLLPDISCPHKASKMLFLLLCGETYPMMNCFRVSSAAAGFDDQTKSVTNAIPTSKQPQFLRDYLPKLERIVGKKVLKELFGKL; encoded by the coding sequence ATGGCACTTAAGTTCCGCCTTTCGTGGCTTATTCTTCTGCAGTTTTTCAGCAGATTAACTCACGAGTGCAGTGGCCTAAAACTGTCAAAGAGTACAGCCCTTTTGGTTTTTGGTAATTCAGCTGTTGATACAGGCAGCACCAACTATATACCTACTATACCCAGAAGCAACTATGCTCCTTATGGCATTAATTTCACACGTCACATTCCTACCGGAAGGTATTCAGACGAAAAACTCCTTCCTGACATTTCTTGCCCACACAAGGCCTCAAAGATGTTATTCCTCCTTCTCTGCGGAGAAACTTATCCGATGATGAACTGCTTTCGGGTGTCATCGGCTGCAGCAGGATTTGATGATCAAACTAAGAGTGTTACCAATGCAATTCCAACGTCGAAGCAACCCCAATTTTTAAGGGATTACTTACCTAAGCTCGAGAGGATTGTAGGCAAAAAAGTGCTCAAAGAATTGTTCGGGAAGCTGTAG
- the LOC140009754 gene encoding uncharacterized protein: MIQERNKISNCFRDNLVKAQHRMKYFADQHRTERKFAVGDWVFLKLQPYRQHTVAVRKCLKLSTKYFGPFQLEKKIGSVAYKLKLPAGTKSHHVFHVSLLKKKLGPMQGSSTKLPKLDTQDQCRLQPEIILRRRVIMREGQPIVQYLIKWNQLDYEEASWEDKSFIENQFPTFQT, translated from the coding sequence ATGATCCAAGAAAGGAACAAGATTTCCAATTGCTTTAGGGATAACTTAGTCAAGGCTCAGCACAGGATGAAGTATTTTGCTGATCAGCATAGGACTGAGAGGAAATTTGCTGTGGGGGATTGGGTGTTTCTGAAGCTGCAGCCATACAGACAACATACGGTGGCAGTTAGGAAGTGCCTTAAGCTATCAACCAAGTATTTTGGTCCATTccaattggaaaagaagattgGTTCAGTAGCCTACAAGTTGAAGTTACCAGCAGGCACCAAATCACACCATGTGTTCCATGTGTCATTGCTTAAGAAGAAGTTGGGACCTATGCAAGGTAGTTCAACCAAGCTGCCAAAGTTAGACACTCAAGATCAATGTCGTTTGCAACCAGAAATCATCTTGAGAAGAAGGGTCATTATGCGAGAAGGTCAACCTATTGTGCAATATTTGATCAAATGGAACCAACTGGACTATGAAGAAGCATCATGGGAGGATAAATCTTTCATTGAGAATCAGTTTCCTACGTTCCAGACTTGA